The Malus sylvestris chromosome 3, drMalSylv7.2, whole genome shotgun sequence genomic sequence GGTGAGTATGTGTCACTTTGAATGAGTTGATATTCGGTAAGCGATTTTCCATTTGTAAATTCTCTATTCCAACATATGGGATTTGATGAAGGTACTCGAGTTTCAAAAGGGTAGGCTGCAAAACTTGTATTGGAAGAGAGATGGGTGTGCTAAATGCACAGGAAACTCCAATTTTGTTTGTCTTAACAAACAAGACTGTGCCATCAAAACATCAGGCTGTAAAAACCGAGGGGGTTCTGTAGATTGCAGTCTCGGGATACAACTGGCCTTTTCTGGTACAGATAAGCATCTCTCGGTTCTCAATTCATGGTATGAGGTGGAGAACCTTCGGCAGTATTCTCTCTATGGCTTGTACTCCAATCTCAGAGATTCTCTCACCAGCCAGTATAACAACTTCTTTTAAAACTCTACTCCAAAGTGTCAAAGTATCGTGTTCATGCGTAATGATGTGCAATTTGGTCATCCTTAATCTTTGCTGCTTCTGCGTGTCCTCTTGGTTGCTCTCTGTTCTTTTTTTTGCGATTTACCTATATTTCTACAGATGTTGGACATGTAATTATTTCCATTGTAAGATTTTTGTAAGTTATATATTTTCATGAACTTGTTATCGATGCAATTGATATACATCGGATGAGCTTAGCGTTGCAGTTAAAAAATTACTGTCAAAGTTAAACAGTCGTACTTACAACTTGTGCAGTTTGTCTAAGGACTGATAGAGGTTTCTCTAGACTTGAAATTTGAACTCTTCTCCCTTGCTTTCTGTATGTTTTCCCTCTTTTCGGGCATGACTCTGTTCTATCCGAGTCCATCTAAGTTGCATCCATACTTGTTTGTTCGACTTTTCCCGTACTCGTACTTGGTAACTGTAATATACCCAGATTAACATAGAGGATACAAACATAGACTGAGTGCCATGGCAGGTTAAGTGAACATTATTTCCATGTCCTAATAATTCCGGTAGCTTTTCCGGTGGATGTTTGTGTTGTTGTAAGTGTTCCTCTATCACTTCAGTACAAGTGAGCGGAATTAATACAAGAAAATTAAAGTCATTTGTTGGACGACACCAGTCCAAAATGTTTAGAGAAATGTACAATCAAAATGAACAACTTCATTACCTCTTCTTCAGATGAAATCTTTCCGTACAAATTTTCATAACACGAGATCACAAAGAAAATTAATACGCATTAAACGATCTTCTATAACTGGGTGATGTATATTTGCACAAACAAATTCCTTTTccgaataaaaaaagaaatgttCGGTATGTGTTAAAGAATAATCAGAACCTGAACTGGGGAGAGGAACAACTTGGATAGCTGTAGCTTGAACATTCTGCAGAAGCCAAAACTCGATCAGTAACGAATGCCATGGGGGTACACATGCTGCCTCATTGCTCTGTGGCTAGAAAAGAGGATATGAAGACGGAAAAAGTGTGAAATCTTCAGCTTCTTCGGTCTTGTTGCATTCATGAAGCGAGGTTGCTGATGCCAAAATAGACTGTTTTCTGTTGAAAGGCATTAATTAGCAAAATCAACCACAAAATGGCCAAACTGTGATTTGAAGCGAGGGCTGTATCCAAGCCCAAACTCCCAAATTAAATTGACTTGATAATCAGGCAAAGAAACAACATTAAGAGGTCAGAACTACAATAACGGAAATGGTAATGTGGCCACGTAGTAACAAACAGAAGGATAAGTGTGATCGAGATTAGCAGGAGTGACATAATCACCCAAAGACGAAGTAAGTTGTGCATGAATTGTGCAAGAGGTTTGGAAACTAAGCCTCTGAGCCTTAACCAGACTCGTCAACCAAGTTCCGCCTGTACAAGTGTATCAATTTTTTACTCCCAAGTTTGGTAGTATGCAGGTTAGGTGGGTTACTACGCTGGGACTTCAAAAGTGATAAGTTACTCCAATCTCTTTGGTATGCTGGGTGGAGGGCCACCTTTCGCAATAGGTTGTTTATGCCAATGACTCTGCTgtggaaaaaagaaaatttctaAGGCACGCAGCTCTCCAGTATCTACCACATCTCATTTGTTATGCTAACTAAGCATTgctttttgggagcttactgctAAAAGGCCGCACAAGAACACTCAAAGACGAGTGGATAAAGAATGGCATGGGTCAATCATTTCAAGACCTATAACGAAGTTAAAGAGTTGAAATATAACCAAGTGAAATTTGAACTCACTAGGGACATGATGAGAAGACCCCAAATCAGTTCCAAAGTCCAAGAAAACAGAACCTTCCACCATCTTGTTCTAAATAGTAGATCCCACTGCTCCTTCACTGTAACCTCATACACTGCCAAGACCTCCAACTGCAAATGCTTGGTAAGGAGCCATGTCCCCTACAGTGGAACCACCTGTCATTCTGTCTGAGGAAAAAGTATGGGAATCACAGATACAACAAGGTTCAATTATCCATAAGTTATACACAGCACGTAGATACGCATGCTTGTGCTTCTGAATCACCAAGTGGAACTAATGAAGTTCCTGCTGTGAAATTGTTTAAGAAAGAGAAAAACTAACTCGAACCCAAAAGTTAATGATAAATTCTGGTATGCGCCTGCACCCACGGCTGAGTACAACAAATCTCCACTATATTAATAATGTGAACAATAAAATTTCTTCTCAAACCTTTACGTTTAAGGCTCGATGAACAACTAGAAAgcacaagaacaagaaaacaaggATATAAGGAAACACTCttatctcttttcttctctctcccacACGCTTTTCCCTTACATATTCTCACACTCTAACACCTTGAGTGGAATACAATTGTTTTGCTCTCCGCTCACTCTCTCTCTGGAGTATTCCCGCTCATCTTTGTAGTAGAATACTGAATATTATTCCATCTTGGTTGCGGATCCTAGTTCCTGTAAACAAGTACATCAACTCTCGTCATATAGCCATGATAGAGGGTTCGctaattaggaaaactaatctAAATTGGGATCTAATTACCAAAACATTACGAAACCTTCTTCAATAGGGAAATGGAAATCAAATCCAAATGGGATTACGGTATCATTCAAGATTATTAGATCTAATTCATGTCAAATGCTTCATGCAGACTCACTTCCACCCCACATTTTACATGCACTCTTGCTCAATCACCTTGTCAAGAGAAATGCCGGCCCAAGTTTGACTCCCTTTGATACAACGAATTTAAACTTGTTGAATATTAGCCACTGAGATAGAACTGGTATCCCATGTTCTATCTGCAGACTGAACTGCATTCAAGACAAACTACCTGTTAGTTTCACATATAATCTTTCACATTAAAGATCACAATTTGAACTATCATACTGTCATGGGGACTTCCACCGCAGGATTATCATCTTACAATGTGAAAAGATTAGTCAAACAAATTTGGAAACTAAGTTCTCAAAATCGAGATTACCGGCAAGTGACAGGAAACCCATCAAAATCTCGGCTCACAGAGCGGCCATTACAATTCAATGGTCGGACATGCTGCGTAGCACACAATTTAAATTCATATAAATAGTCTGGAAACAGGAAAGAGAGTGTATAAAAGATAAATACCACAAGGATTCTGATAAGTGGAAAATGTAATGAGGTACCTTGAACTTTATGCTAGTTGTGCCACTCCATTTGGAACTTGAAGGCTCATTCAAATCCATGCCTACTCATAACCGAGATAAATTTACACCTCCACCACCTGAACGTGAGAAATTATCCTTGAGAATGCCAATTATAATAAcacaaaaagaagagagaaaaaaataacCCGTACTACAAAGGACTGTTAAGCTAGCCGTTCGGGTCTTGGTcttcttaggccatctctaaccgaagggtccagagggccagagggccgaaaatagccctaaaactgtctccaaccgagggctaggccagagggctctggaatctgggagggccccactggatcagagagggctggagggctggagggctggctattttttttttaatgttttcctattgatgtcggttataaccgacaacattaaagaaattctttttttttaatagttttactattagtgtcggttataaccgatactaatagtttgaatgttttttaatataacggctagtagccgttgtatttttaggccctttttttttatgaatttaaagttctttttttccctttttttttccttttcatatgaatcaaattttgtttcatattttttttcaattctactttacaaaatttgtttcaattttttttaaattctatttttttcctataacttctattttaaaaaatttgattcatattttttttcatataacttctattttacaaaatttgtttcatatttttttaaattccattttttttcctataacttctatttcacaaaatttgtttcatattttttttcaattctatttttttcctataacttcctaggtcatttatacaacattaaattaaattaagtaacatgaaacaacattaaacaatatgaaacaacattaaataacattaaccaacatacaaattatacaacataaaaaaacatttaacaacatgaaacttaaacaacatttttaaaaacatttaacaacataaaacttaaaagcctactccatgcttcttttggcccaaagatgtgtaacaagatcctgttgtaggtacctatttgtggcacgagaacgtatcattctatagcgcctcatatactcatttatagagatactaccagttcttggattgaaaggcaaattaggcccatcatatatttttgctagagcccttcttgacctatttggatcttcttggtcatcatcggactctccatcaatatacccatctcgctcatcctccactatcatattgtgtaatatgatgcaagacatcatgatggagttcaaattttctcgactccaccctcttgccggttcgttgataatcttccaccgtgcttgtagaataccgaaagctctctcaacatctttccggtatgcctcttggtgtaaggtaaacaacttttctgcatcattcctagggtttggaattgcttggacaagtgtcgcccactttgggtagatgccatatgccaagtaataccccatattgtattcacggccgttgatgtagtagtcaagttgaggtgctttaccttccgtcaagttattgaagaggggtgaacgctcaagaactgtaatgtcattttgggatccagggactccaaagaaagcatgccagatccatgtgtcatatgaggcaactgcctctaacacaacagttggctttctcgaccttccACTAAAGCCTCATTGCGATCCagtgggacagttcttccaatcccaatgcatgcagtctaatgaccctatcatgcccggAAACCCACGGTCTTCAGCTTTGTGAAGGAGTCAGTTCAGATGTTCTTGATTTGGCTCTCGgaggtactcgtctttgtaaacCTGAACAATTGTGTTACAAAATTCTTTAAGAGTATTAAAGCATatagactcagacataccatgggtttcatccatcgaatcagCTGAGGAGCCATATGCCATCATTCGGAGTGTAACagtaaccttctgatgaggtgagaaaccagggcggcctgctctgtcccgcttctgtcgaaagtatggattgacctgCTGGACATCACGAAGTAAACGCACGAAGACATGACGCCTCATCTGGAAGCGACGTCTAAAATCCTCTTCTGTGTACAtcgagttggggttgaagtagttgtttatcagattggcatgcgccatcgctctgtttcgtggtttgtaagagcgaccagcaacagagccaccccattgaggttattcctcagttggctgacacaccatggccgcagccatggctgctgccatgttttatttgttgcgccttacttgaacttcttcattagactcctcatcttctcgtctcatttgcacccattttgcttccaatttggaattggatgaggacccccaattggaattggatgaagatccaaagttggaattcattgcaaacttgaattgaaagagattgaattgcaagagattgaattgaaatagattgaatttaaagttgtgtgaattatagcccaatatccaccctatttatagcaaaaaaaaattcaaatccaacggctagctgacgtcagcatgatgtcaactaccaacggctagctgacatcaTGTTGACGTCacctagccgttggatttgaatttaaattgtagtttttaaataataaattatgtttggccctatggcccttaggccctcggttggagacggttttttgtgacagggctaaaacgagccctttggccctctggccctcggttggagacggaggcaaatatggccctgtactgttcattaaaatattaatatcttggggaatcttggagggctagagggctcaaacgagccctctggccagcccttggttagagatggccttataAGCCAGTAAAACATTAGAATCATACTGGCCCTTATCCCATGACACATCAAGCTTCTCACTTCCCCCAAATAAATTTGGATGCTTGATGCAAAGACTGCAATGAGAAATTAAAACTGAACACTTTTATCTAATTAATGGAAAATGATGTTATCGGTAtccttaggccatctctaaccgagggctggccagaaggctcgttttagccctctggccctccaagattctccaagatattaatattttaatgaacagtacatggccatatttgcctccatctccaaccgagggccagagggccagagggctcgttttagccctatcacaaaaaaccgtctccaaccgagggccaaagggccataggaccaagcataatttattatttaaaaactacaactaaaatgttgtttaagtttcatgttgtataatttttatgttggttaattttatttaatgttgtttcatattgtttaatgttgtttaatgttacttaatttaatttaatgttgtataatggcttaggaagttataggaaaaaaatagaattttaaaaaaatatgaaacaaattttgtgaaatagaagttataggaaaaaaatggaatttaaaaaacaatatgaagtaaattttgtgaaatagaagttataggaaaaaaatggaatttaaaaaacaatatgaagtaaattttgtgaaatagaagttataggaaaaaaaaaatatgaaacaaattttgtgaaatagaagttataggaaaaaatagaagttatatgaaaaaatttgtaaataaaaaataataataataatgtaaaaaaaaaaattaaatcaaatgcaacggctagtagccgtttcatttgaattttttttaaaacaatcctgtcggttataaccgacaggaatacaccattatttagtatattaaataatagtatgtattcctgtcggttataaccgacaggaataacaaaactataaaaaaaaaaatagccagccctccagccctctctgatcccgtggggccctcccagattccagagccctctggcctagccctcggttggagacggttttagggctattttcggccctctggccctctggacccttcggttagagatggccttagttCACCCAAATTGCATATCCCACAAACCATAAGACCCAAAACTTCAAACATCAAGAACCCGAATTTCATATGCTACAACAAAGCCTTGTCCCACTAATTGGAGTTGTATATGAAtcatagaacgccattgtgctcggttttATGTCATGTCTTCTCTTAGATCCAAGTAATCCAattcttttcttagagtctctttccaagtcttTTTAGGTCTTGCTCATATTTATCGACGGTGTGAAATGAAGGAAATACCCATGGACGTAAAATTGTGTGATGTGGTCTAGGTGTTGTGCATGGATTACTATTTTCAAATCCTAATTGTTTTGGACCAATTAGGATTAGGTATATTATGTATTTTGAATTGTTGACCAATTATAGGCCACACACCCACATCCACatcaccttctctctctcactcccgtaCTCTCCCTCTCGGTtcactctctcttccctctcctccATATGGACAAGGTCGAACCAAGCCAAATCTTCACGGATCATGGCCAAATTTGGTATCATTGTTTTCGTGAGGACcatacgagttcaaaggtacctatttcaggtaagaactcgttcgatttcacgttgaaaactcaagctccgagttgagcactattcatgaacttttgaatggttgtgttttaggacaatccaagctcatagtgagcttagtgaggtcccaaggaagctcggagtgcttcgtttgaaggttttggacatcgAGATCACGAGGTTcgaaggtggccggttttggtgagATTTTCCCGACGTGTTTTCGAAGGATTTGAGGCTCCAAAGAGGTATAACCTTCTTCCTCTTGAAATTTGTGACATTTGGGTGaaaatttaatagaaaatggtgcaaaaacgaGAGAGAAATGGGCAATTGCAGGTCTGCCCAGAATCTGGCGCCGGTGGCACTATTCTGGCGTCTGGAGGTTAGGGGTGATGCACGTGAGGGTGCGTGATGCCATGCCCTCCccggcgcgtgagggcgcgtgaACCATAgttaaatttttctaaaaatatcatGATGTTCGTGaagttgtgtagatcactgtggtatattcatatacccaaattgagcaatgtatgagaagttattagctagttttacgtatgtgctttaaaataacgtttttatagttaattcgcatataggtgagacttatcccgaggacaagcgtatccacgggcgactcgggggctacgacccgtcgacatatcagtgagtgggcttttgtttttagtatatAGTTATATACTTgttatatttcccagaaatgtgttttaaataaaactatgctttgaaataatatgccaaatgccttTATATTTTGGTTATGCATTTCatagttgcatatatatatatatatatatatatatatatatatatatatatatatatatatgtgtgtggtgctgtggaggcacatgtaagttcaggtaagttatgtttgattaGGTGAACTACGaacggcttgatccctgtttagggtacataggcagtctaacgaaagGTTAGGTGCATCCATTCAATAAATGAGATGAACATGTTGATTGTCTATATGAGATATGATTGAGAAACgatgagctcataaacctgcatccCGGGTGATTGCGATTTAGCCAAAGATAGTTGGCACATGCCTgtatattatgtcacctcccgcactatctgctcacattggatccaattaggTGCACATTCTTATCGTACaggccactataggtggttccgactcgtaggtgactaacgTATTATCGCACAGCTAACAttgagagagtaaaattgagcataattatattacacccaatcttgtcgtacagaccccttTGTAGTGGTTTCGACTTATGTGCAaaatattgccgtataggtcatagtagtgactccggctagattgagtttgagctatgaattcagccgtacagactaccacaggagttccggctaacatatcttATTTCcatgaaatcattcttacctaAACTGTTTActttattatattttggcatggcatacatatgaatatgattatgtgaagcatgaattgactCGATATGTTTTctgatatattcatatatataattgtatcTTGATTctaggaaaattatacatgttttacagcgaggggctAGATATGTTGATacatgaaatgattttgtaaaacatttgtttatgcccactcacgttttctgttttgcgcccctctaggttttaagtaagcttgcaaTTGGTGGCTCGGGATCGTCGGTAGTTCTGACCTATtggaataatagtaggacatttctggtactgtataactagtacttgtcctactggactgcatctagactttatgctctgattaggagagTTTacggttgtaactaactcctatcgcTTCTTGCTAGTAGTACACTCTATtaatatgatttttaattattcatatgtttgctatctttatcgcttccgcattgtgcacatggctacgccattctcacgtgacggccagcataccttgacctcggtcggggtgtgtcaacttGGGCTTGAGCCCACTGAGGGTTGACACTGTTGTGACGTCATGCAACAGAAGGTGTGGCTCCTACCTACGTGCGCACCACTAAGCCAACGACTCCATTTTCTGCAAtctaaaaattgaaagaaaaaaaacgatggtgtgccacatggcacaatCTGGCACAtttgatttcaaaattttttggaAATTAACGACCAAGATTTatccaaacataaaaaaataaaaataaaatcctaaaattacctaaaaatctcaatttttttctataaatacccaaACATCTTATTCATTCCCCACGCCACAactcaatatttatttttacaacAATGTCCTAAATTTATTGAAATTAGAcaatcattttattttcatgGAACAAACTTgcaaagcatttttttttataaatagtaATCACCCTTGCCGTTCTTTTTCCTAAATGGGTGGACTTGCACAAAATCAATTATTGTTTAAAGTGAGTAGTAAGTGCAATTTCATTGCCCTTGCCCTTGCCCTCCTAAAAGGGGTAAAGTTgctcttagagcaactccatccCTCCCAATCCCCATGCAATTGAGTAATTCAATCCCCTTACCCTAACAAAAAGTGCTCCACTGAACCCAAATTAGTGAGGCTATTTAGTGGGCCCAACCCCCAAGACCAAGCAAACGAGCCATTCTCGTACGCATGTCTGCCTGAGTGGATCATGGTGCTAACAACATTCTAATTTCTTTTTCAGTTAGGTGCATGGGCTTCATGTGAGAGTGGGGAGAGTGAGCTTACCAAAGTGTCAATGAGACCGGCACTCAAGCGCACTCAGTTTTTGTTCAAGCGCGAGCCGATGGAATTCTTAGATTCGATGGTCCGCATTAATCTACCTTttaattcatattaaaaaattCTGGAAAAGGATTGAGCCCACGTGGCACAACCTGGAATGTGGGAttgtaaaaaaattgtaatccaATAGTCTATATAtgtcatttgaaaaaaaataaaatttaaaaatcacaaaaaaaggaaaaaataaaatttaaaactaaaagaaataaaCATAAATGTTGTAGGATTAGTGGGTGAATgcccactcaaatgaataaagacTTGGGAATAGTATTTGATACTTTCAAAAGTGTCATCATTGTATTTGGATGGTTGTTATTACGagagttgctctataaatagaacaCTCTGTGTGCTATCAAAACACAATGCGAaagaaagaatcaaagaaatAATATCAATATCACTCCCTTTCTTTATCTGCCATCCTTTTGTGTTATAGTTatagtgtgatattttgcaccTATTTCGCTCATATCCTtagtaaaggttatctctctaacttttgcctatttataacacgttatcaacacaaCTCTCTAACCTTAACTAGTTCTCATCTCCCTTcaccgaaaagaaaaaaaatatgcttCCTCCAAGgattttcttgttctttttcttcctctgcCTCACCTGCATAATGTACCCTCGCGAAGAATTGCTAGCACCATGCCTGCTTCTTGTTCTCAATTTAACAAttacttatatctttgatttcttgtttggtgtagttCCTGATTACTAACCCAgtgtttatttatgttaattttactgTAATTAaagatggtgcggtataatTTCCCATCTTGAATTGCAAATTTAATTTCATTGCGATTAtagatggtgcggtacaatcgcccatcTTGAGCTGcagatttaattttattgcaattttaggtggtgcggtataatcgcccaccctactctacatatttaaattgctctgcatatttaaatttttctgTTGTTTGAGTGGTGCGGAATAATCGCCTATCCTATGCTTTCttcaatgagaatggtgcggtacaatcgccctcTTCATTAATCGTGTAAATCTCGAGTCTgaagtttcgagtgcttatcattttggcctgaagatcaaaatgaaatttttttaagaatCAGAAGTTCTAACACTATATTCCTCCAGGAATCTATATTATTGCAAGTTTTTAcacatttcatttttctttcagaaaagaaaatggcaaacttggcaaagcttTATTTTGTTGCCCTGGACATTATtgggaagaattaccttacctAGGTagtggataccaagatccatttGGAGGCAAGGAATCTTGGAGAAACCATTAGGGAGGAAAACAATGcatcctctcaagatcgggCGAAGGCCATTATCTTTATTCGTCGCCACCTTGATGAAGGACTAAAGAACGAGTACctaacggttgaagatccgttagcTCTTTGGAAGGCATTGAGAAATAGATACAATCACCATAaaacggtgattcttccaaggGCTCGCTATGAGTGaactcacctaaggatccaggatttcaagtTAGTGGCTGAGTACAATTTTGCGATGTTCAGAATTAGCTCCTAGATGAAGCTCTGTGGGGAAA encodes the following:
- the LOC126615129 gene encoding outer envelope protein 39, chloroplastic-like, with translation MDLNEPSSSKWSGTTSIKFKHVRPLNCNGRSVSRDFDGFPVTCRLQIEHGIPVLSQWLIFNKFKFVVSKGVKLGPAFLLTRN